In Gemmatimonadota bacterium, a single window of DNA contains:
- a CDS encoding type II toxin-antitoxin system VapC family toxin encodes MSRYCLDTSAYSHFQRGDDRVIEILDRAEWLGVPVMTLGELRTGFLLGSQAEENESSLREFLANPVVEELPVDGDVSRHYAEIVVDLRRAGTPIPTNDIWIAATAARFGALVLTYRGHFRNIGRVGSVILDG; translated from the coding sequence ATGAGCCGCTACTGTCTCGACACGTCCGCTTACAGTCACTTCCAAAGAGGGGACGACCGGGTCATCGAGATCCTGGACCGTGCCGAGTGGCTCGGCGTGCCGGTCATGACGCTCGGCGAGTTGCGCACCGGCTTTCTTCTCGGTAGTCAGGCCGAGGAGAACGAGTCGAGCCTCAGAGAGTTCCTCGCGAACCCCGTGGTTGAAGAGCTTCCTGTCGACGGGGACGTCAGCCGCCACTACGCCGAGATCGTGGTCGATCTACGCCGAGCAGGCACGCCGATTCCCACGAATGACATCTGGATCGCCGCCACGGCGGCGCGCTTCGGGGCCCTCGTCCTCACGTACCGCGGCCACTTCCGGAACATCGGGAGGGTCGGTTCAGTCA
- a CDS encoding thiamine pyrophosphate-binding protein, with protein MRKTTKKSSAAPAHPSRRAFVKSAVLGAGATAALGTTGVGIGAQETDAEPITIPPEFEAAKKASLPNIDFPMTGAQVFARACHEEGVKALFCCPGNYPVVHAIADTGIPTYGGRHEGAMCHAADAFCRATGEVAATSGTEGPGFTNMICAIATANAARSPILVLASNKSVFAEDSEQGIQDAYQQPTTEGLRKYGKRMITPARVWEYAGYAFRQLKSGVPKPVHLDFPSEVARARFDDASELEYFFENTKYRTETKPHPDPAAIDAAAEMLRSAERPMIVSSNGVFYGRAWDALRELAEKAHIPVVESGATKGQFPADHELSACAAPGALRSADVVLLVGQYCMPTLGEFAFGPDTRYIRIDPAAEDIGRNLPIDLGIVSDEKAALEALTAAVPRQRRAEWVGEIAAARQAFETENEEYYQTGLGYTDAVHPAVIGKELADFIHRGDLPKDRTTIMQGGYGIARYTRRYLRAYRPGQIINGAYQYGAIGPDVGYAVGVAAAVRDGVGAQAGYEGHPVIAITGDAGFGFTGMEVETLSKHRLPVVIIVYNNNAWGTWQGQQNNQIGLPVHLFQENVRYDKMAEALGGHGEYVTTPGEFTPALERAYQVARDESRPAVINVQARKEFWLRSQPPGFLGKIEPGVMSYYH; from the coding sequence ATGCGCAAGACCACCAAGAAATCGTCAGCGGCTCCGGCTCACCCCTCACGCCGCGCCTTCGTGAAGAGTGCCGTGCTCGGGGCGGGGGCCACCGCCGCGCTGGGCACCACCGGCGTCGGGATTGGCGCCCAGGAGACCGACGCGGAGCCGATTACCATTCCCCCCGAGTTCGAGGCGGCCAAGAAGGCCAGCTTGCCGAACATCGACTTCCCGATGACCGGCGCGCAAGTGTTTGCTCGCGCGTGCCACGAGGAGGGGGTCAAGGCGCTTTTTTGCTGCCCCGGCAACTACCCTGTGGTCCATGCGATTGCCGACACGGGCATACCGACGTACGGCGGGCGCCATGAGGGAGCGATGTGCCATGCCGCCGACGCGTTTTGCCGGGCGACGGGCGAGGTCGCGGCCACCTCGGGGACCGAGGGGCCCGGGTTCACCAACATGATCTGCGCGATCGCCACCGCCAACGCGGCTCGGTCGCCCATCCTCGTGCTCGCCAGCAACAAGTCGGTGTTCGCGGAGGACTCGGAGCAGGGTATCCAGGACGCCTACCAGCAGCCCACCACCGAGGGCCTGCGTAAGTACGGCAAGCGGATGATTACGCCCGCTCGGGTCTGGGAATACGCGGGCTATGCGTTTCGGCAGCTCAAGAGCGGCGTGCCGAAGCCGGTCCACCTCGATTTCCCGTCGGAGGTGGCGCGCGCCAGGTTCGACGACGCCAGCGAGCTGGAGTATTTCTTCGAGAATACCAAGTATCGAACGGAGACGAAGCCGCATCCGGATCCCGCAGCGATCGATGCGGCGGCGGAAATGCTGCGGTCGGCCGAGCGGCCGATGATCGTGTCGAGCAACGGTGTCTTCTACGGTCGGGCGTGGGACGCGCTGCGCGAGCTCGCCGAGAAGGCTCACATTCCGGTCGTCGAGTCTGGAGCGACCAAGGGCCAGTTCCCGGCCGATCACGAGCTGTCCGCGTGTGCGGCTCCGGGGGCTCTCAGGAGCGCAGACGTCGTCTTGCTGGTCGGGCAGTACTGCATGCCGACGCTGGGAGAGTTCGCGTTCGGTCCCGATACCCGATACATCCGGATCGATCCGGCGGCCGAGGACATCGGGCGCAATCTTCCCATCGACCTCGGGATCGTGAGTGACGAGAAGGCTGCCCTCGAGGCGTTGACGGCGGCGGTGCCGCGACAGCGTCGGGCCGAGTGGGTGGGAGAGATCGCCGCCGCGCGCCAGGCATTCGAGACGGAGAACGAGGAGTACTACCAGACCGGGCTGGGCTACACCGATGCGGTGCACCCCGCCGTGATCGGCAAGGAGTTGGCCGACTTCATCCACCGTGGCGACCTGCCGAAGGATCGCACGACCATCATGCAGGGCGGCTATGGCATCGCCCGCTACACGCGTCGCTACCTGCGCGCCTATCGGCCGGGACAGATCATCAACGGAGCGTATCAGTACGGTGCGATCGGGCCCGATGTCGGCTACGCCGTCGGCGTGGCCGCCGCGGTGCGCGATGGAGTCGGCGCGCAGGCTGGTTATGAGGGGCATCCCGTGATCGCCATCACAGGCGATGCCGGGTTCGGCTTCACCGGCATGGAGGTGGAGACCCTGTCGAAGCATCGGCTGCCGGTGGTCATCATCGTGTACAACAACAACGCCTGGGGGACGTGGCAGGGTCAACAGAACAACCAGATCGGGCTACCGGTCCATCTGTTCCAGGAGAACGTCCGTTACGACAAGATGGCAGAGGCGTTGGGCGGTCACGGCGAGTATGTGACCACCCCGGGGGAGTTCACGCCGGCGCTCGAGCGCGCCTATCAAGTAGCCCGAGACGAGAGTCGGCCGGCCGTGATCAACGTCCAGGCGCGGAAGGAATTCTGGCTGCGCTCGCAGCCGCCCGGCTTCCTCGGCAAGATCGAACCGGGCGTCATGTCCTACTACCACTAG
- a CDS encoding c-type cytochrome encodes MNVVRLVCLILVAVGVPGVCGAQEHPAEPHKHPAGQALINPVDAIRASVTTGRQLYVFDCRQCHGNTGKGDGDMSHAGGVPSDFTDAVWQHGETDGEIFLVIKDGVSADMQGYDDQIPEEDIWHLVNYIKSLAPPREH; translated from the coding sequence ATGAACGTAGTGAGGCTCGTCTGCCTGATCCTGGTGGCCGTCGGGGTACCCGGAGTGTGTGGTGCGCAGGAACACCCGGCGGAACCCCATAAGCATCCGGCCGGGCAGGCGCTGATCAATCCGGTCGATGCCATACGCGCATCGGTCACCACTGGGCGCCAACTTTACGTCTTCGACTGCCGTCAGTGCCACGGCAACACGGGAAAGGGTGACGGTGACATGTCACACGCCGGTGGCGTGCCCTCCGACTTCACCGACGCGGTGTGGCAGCATGGCGAAACCGACGGTGAGATCTTCCTGGTCATCAAGGACGGCGTGTCGGCTGACATGCAGGGCTACGACGACCAGATCCCCGAAGAGGACATCTGGCACCTCGTCAACTACATCAAGAGCCTGGCGCCGCCGAGGGAGCACTAG